Proteins encoded by one window of Pseudorca crassidens isolate mPseCra1 chromosome 3, mPseCra1.hap1, whole genome shotgun sequence:
- the GM2A gene encoding ganglioside GM2 activator, translating to MNPLMQAPLLISLGLLLAGPAAAARVFSNRLSQLSSFSWDNCDEGKDPVVINSLTVEPDPIVIPGNMTVSAEVRTTAYLKDPLKVVLTLEKEVAGFWVKVPCVEQLGSCTYENFCNVLEVLTPDENPCPEPLHTYGLPCHCPFKRGTYSLPKSDFFLPDLELPSWLSSGNYRSKITISINGEHLGCVKISASLKSK from the exons ATGAACCCTCTGATGCAggctcctctcctcatctccctaGGCTTGCTTCTCGCCGGCCCAGCGGCTGCTGCACGCGTCTTCTCGAACCGG CTCTCCCAGCTCAGTAGCTTTTCCTGGGATAACTGCGATGAGGGGAAGGACCCTGTGGTGATCAACAGCCTGACTGTGGAACCTGACCCCATTGTCATTCCTGGGAACATGACCGTCAGTGCTGAGGTCAGGACCACTGCGTACCTCAAAGATCCTCTGAAG GTGGTACTAACTCTGGAGAAGGAAGTGGCTGGCTTTTGGGTCAAAGTCCCATGTGTGGAGCAACTTGGCAGCTGCACCTACGAGAACTTCTGTAATGTGCTTGAAGTGTTAACTCCCGATGAGAATCCCTGCCCAGAACCCCTGCACACCTATGGGCTTCCCTGTCACTGTCCCTTCAAACGA GGTACCTACTCACTTCCCAAGTCTGACTTCTTCCTGCCTGACCTGGAGCTGCCCAGCTGGCTCAGCAGTGGGAACTACCGCTCGAAGATCACCATAAGCATCAACGGGGAGCATCTGGGCTGTGTCAAAATCTCCGCCTCCCTAAAGAGCAAATAA